The region GGCCGTCTCTGGTGTTATGTGCTCCACCTCGCCCTCGCTCCCGTGGAATTTGACCACTGGGCAGGCCACAGAGGAGCAGAACTCACGTATTGCCTCAGCTATTCCCTTTGTGAAGTTCTCAAGGGGCTTACCCATGAAAGTTTCCCCAAAACCCGCCCAGCTGGCCGTAACGCGGAGCTTTTTACCAATCATTTTGAACGTGACCGTTAGAATGCCCCTTTCTCCTCTGAAGGTGTATATAACCTCGTTCCGTCCTATTCCCACGTCGAGCTCGAATTCATAGCCAAAGTTGAATATAAACCGAGGAACCTTGAATCTTACCCGGCCCCCTTCGAACTTCTCGAAGTACGGGAAAAACGGTAGGGTCTTTTCGGGCTCGCTCAGGATTAACATAAGTGTCTCCCAATCGTATGGAATCTCGACCTCCCAGCTCTTGGACTTCATATTATTACCTCCTTCAAATTTCAATGAAAAGAATGCGCGTTGGTTTTTAAATCCTCCGCAAAATTACTCAGTCTCGGTTAGTTTTATCCAGCGTTCTTTCGTCCTTTTCCAACAGCCCTTTGGCATTAGTTCCCTCTCCGGACAGTAGCCGAGCTGTATACAACGCGGTCCAAGCTTTGCCCACCTTATAATTGGCCTCAGCTCATCGTTCCTCGCTATCTCCTCCAGCATCTTCCAGGCAACTTCGCGAATCTCCCACTGGGCCCGCTCGCAGAGCCTCAGTCCAAAAAAGTGCTTAAGCTCGCGGAGGTTCATGGTAACTACTATCTTTGTCCTAACTCCTTGAGGCAGGATGAAACGGGCATCCTCCTGATGAACGCCGGCCTTGTAGGTTTCCTCGTAGAGCCCGATGGCACTCCTCATGAGCTCTTTCCACTTCTCGTAGAGCTCCGGATTTTCTTTCACGCTCTCCGGGATTACAAAGGTCTCCTCAACCTCATTTGGGTTCAATTTTATGTAGCGCTGTGACTGTTGGGTATAGCTTGCAAGTCTATGTCTCACCAATTGATGCGAACATACGCGAGAACATCCCTCAATTGCAAAGGTAAGAACCGCATGCTCAAGGATTGACTCATGGCCGTAGCCAAGAACCCT is a window of Thermococcus sp. DNA encoding:
- a CDS encoding STK_08120 family protein; translation: MKSKSWEVEIPYDWETLMLILSEPEKTLPFFPYFEKFEGGRVRFKVPRFIFNFGYEFELDVGIGRNEVIYTFRGERGILTVTFKMIGKKLRVTASWAGFGETFMGKPLENFTKGIAEAIREFCSSVACPVVKFHGSEGEVEHITPETAPALVKRVAMEFGKDFILEGEAEDGTYLAIMVKDGNLKELKIRQGMKESVIEADIPVIELGKEPFEGLPLDKKFKIRAKKV
- the thyX gene encoding FAD-dependent thymidylate synthase, with translation MDDKVSVKLVNYTKKPLETVTWSALISYWEGWETEAFERMSKNDVEMHLPRVLGYGHESILEHAVLTFAIEGCSRVCSHQLVRHRLASYTQQSQRYIKLNPNEVEETFVIPESVKENPELYEKWKELMRSAIGLYEETYKAGVHQEDARFILPQGVRTKIVVTMNLRELKHFFGLRLCERAQWEIREVAWKMLEEIARNDELRPIIRWAKLGPRCIQLGYCPERELMPKGCWKRTKERWIKLTETE